GTGGCAGGGCGGGCGCGGAACCAGGACTGGCAGCGGATTCTCGTTACCGCGATGGTTGCGTCGACCCTGGCGGGCATGCTGGTGAACGCCGCTCGCCTGACGACCGGGCGCACTCGGCCGCGCGAGAGCCCGAAAATCGAACAGGGCTGGTATGGTCCGTATCACGACGGGAAGCTCACGATCGGGAATTCCAAATACAATTCGTTCCCGTCCGGACACACCGCCACCGCTGTGGGGTTCGCCGGCGTGCTGCTCTTCGCCCGGCCGTTGCTCGGCAGCGCTGCGATGCTGATCGCTTTCGGAATCGCCCTCTCGCGGATGTTGCTGGGCGCGCATCATCTCTCCGACGTGACGGTCGCGACCCTCGTGGCGCTGGGGGTCGCGTGGCTTTGCTGGCGCACGGCGGTTCGTCGCGGGGATGAGGTGGCC
The window above is part of the Chthoniobacterales bacterium genome. Proteins encoded here:
- a CDS encoding phosphatase PAP2 family protein, whose translation is VAGRARNQDWQRILVTAMVASTLAGMLVNAARLTTGRTRPRESPKIEQGWYGPYHDGKLTIGNSKYNSFPSGHTATAVGFAGVLLFARPLLGSAAMLIAFGIALSRMLLGAHHLSDVTVATLVALGVAWLCWRTAVRRGDEVAAWVRAKMRRCS